In Rutidosis leptorrhynchoides isolate AG116_Rl617_1_P2 chromosome 2, CSIRO_AGI_Rlap_v1, whole genome shotgun sequence, one genomic interval encodes:
- the LOC139894011 gene encoding berberine bridge enzyme-like D-2, translated as FFIMSISIPSSAYEHERQNCQDRVQDEKAPTNVFTLSLTRFGVHNITTHSGSNNDNSVYYELLNFSIQNLRFSGLSMPKPAVIVFPETKEQLAKSVVCARESSLEIRVRCGGHSYEGTSSVWTDGRPFVVIDMTRLDHVSVDVKSGTAWVEAGATLGQMYCAIAESSPVRGFSAGSCPTVGVGGHISGGGFGLLSRKYGLAADNVVDAILVTADGELMNREAMGEDVFWAIRGGGGGVWGIVYAFNIKLSSVPESVTSFIVSRPATKGLVTDLINRWQHVAPELPDDFYLSAFVGAGLPERKGKLGLSATFKGFYLGPISNMLSIINQVFPELKVMENNCKETSWIESILFFSGYGDGSSVFDLKNRFLQYKLYYKAKSDYVRKPIPKSVLTTALEILEKQPKGYVILDPYGGAMQTISSDSIPFPHRKGNIFTVQYLVEWKEGDNDKSNDYLAWIQGFYDSMTPYVAQNPRAAYINYMDVDIGVMNWSKTRANSDNDDAVEMGRVWGEKYFYKNYDRLVRAKTQIDPYNVFRHQQSIPPMSLDNKNQRGCRSME; from the coding sequence TTCTTTATCATGTCTATTTCCATACCTTCTTCTGCTTACGAACACGAACGTCAAAATTGTCAAGATCGAGTACAAGATGAAAAAGCACCTACAAATGtttttactttgagtttaactCGGTTTGGTGTTCATAATATTACAACTCATTCGGGTTCCAATAATGATAATTCGGTTTATTATGAGCTTCTTAATTTTTCAATACAAAATCTTAGATTTTCGGGTTTATCGATGCCTAAACCGGCCGTGATCGTGTTCCCGGAGACAAAAGAACAGTTAGCGAAATCTGTTGTGTGTGCTCGTGAATCGTCGCTAGAAATTCGGGTCCGATGTGGCGGTCATAGTTACGAAGGGACGTCATCCGTGTGGACGGACGGGCGTCCTTTTGTCGTGATCGATATGACGAGATTAGACCATGTATCGGTGGACGTGAAGTCGGGAACCGCGTGGGTTGAAGCTGGTGCGACACTTGGTCAAATGTACTGTGCGATAGCTGAGTCGAGCCCGGTCCGTGGTTTCTCGGCTGGTTCGTGTCCAACGGTCGGAGTAGGTGGTCATATTTCGGGTGGTGGGTTTGGGTTATTGTCGCGAAAATACGGGCTAGCGGCAGATAATGTGGTTGATGCGATTTTAGTAACCGCGGACGGGGAGTTAATGAACCGCGAGGCGATGGGTGAGGATGTATTTTGGGCGATTAGAGGCGGTGGGGGTGGGGTTTGGGGAATTGTGTACGCTTTTAATATTAAATTATCAAGTGTACCTGAATCAGTCACTAGTTTCATCGTGTCTAGACCAGCAACGAAGGGACTGGTGACTGATTTGATAAATAGATGGCAACACGTTGCACCTGAGTTGCCCGACGACTTTTACTTATCCGCATTTGTGGGTGCGGGCTTGCCCGAACGAAAGGGCAAACTAGGTTTATCGGCTACGTTCAAAGGTTTTTATTTGGGACCGATATCAAATATGTTGTCTATCATAAACCAAGTGTTTCCCGAGCTAAAAGTCATGGAAAACAACTGTAAAGAAACGAGTTGGATTGAGTCGATTCTTTTCTTCTCGGGTTATGGAGATGGAAGTTCGGTTTTTGACTTGAAAAACCGCTTCTTACAATATAAATTGTACTACAAGGCCAAATCGGACTACGTCCGTAAACCTATTCCAAAATCCGTTCTAACAACGGCACTTGAAATACTCGAAAAACAACCAAAAGGTTATGTGATTTTAGACCCGTATGGTGGCGCAATGCAAACGATAAGTAGTGATTCGATCCCGTTCCCTCATAGGAAAGGAAACATTTTCACTGTTCAGTATCTAGTAGAATGGAAAGAAGGTGATAACGATAAAAGCAACGATTACTTGGCATGGATACAAGGCTTTTATGACTCGATGACGCCCTATGTGGCACAAAACCCACGAGCCGCATACATTAACTACATGGATGTTGATATTGGAGTAATGAATTGGAGCAAAACTCGAGCCAACTCGGATAATGATGATGCGGTAGAGATGGGTCGAGTATGGGGGGAGAAGTACTTCTATAAAAATTATGATCGTCTAGTGAGAGCAAAGACACAGATTGATCCGTACAATGTTTTTAGACATCAACAAAGTATACCTCCAATGTCTTTGGATAACAAGAATCAAAGGGGATGTAGATCTATGGAATAG